One stretch of Sus scrofa isolate TJ Tabasco breed Duroc unplaced genomic scaffold, Sscrofa11.1 Contig2026, whole genome shotgun sequence DNA includes these proteins:
- the LOC102164683 gene encoding olfactory receptor 4A47-like → MEPRNNVTYFVLLGLTQNPKEQKVFFIMFLLFYIFTVVGNLLIVVTIAVSKTLNSPMYFFLASLSFMDLTFSSSITPRLISDLFFGENTISFQSCMIQLFTEHFFGGSEIVLLLVMAYDRYVAICKPLHYLVIMRQRVCVVLLVVSWVGGFLHSVIQLSTIYGLPFCGPNVIDHFICDMYPLLKLVCTDTYVTGFLVASNGGLICSITFLLLLISYAVILQSLQNLNQDGRRKALQTCGSHITVVVCFFVPCIFMYVRPTMTFPIDKSLSVFYTIVTPMLNPLIYSLRNSELTNAMKKIWRKSFIYYSK, encoded by the coding sequence ATGGAACCAAGAAACAATGTGACATACTTTGTCCTCCTGGGCCTCACACAGAATCCAAAGGAGcagaaagtatttttcattatGTTCTTACTGTTCTATATTTTTACTGTGGTGGGCAACCTGCTGATTGTTGTGACTATAGCTGTCAGTAAGACCCTGAATTCACCGATGTACTTTTTTCTTGCAAGCTTATCATTTATGgatctcacattttcttcttctattaCCCCTAGATTGATTTCAGACTTATTCTTTGGGGAAAATACCATATCCTTCCAATCCTGTATGATCCAGCTCTTTACTGAACACTTTTTTGGTGGGTCAGAAATTGTCCTTCTGTtggtcatggcctatgaccgctatgtggccatctgtaagcccTTGCATTATTTGGTTATCATGAGGCAAAGAGTGTGTGTTGTGCTGCTGGTGGTGTCTTGGGTTGGAGGTTTTCTGCACTCAGTAATTCAACTGAGCACTATTTATGGGCTCCcattctgtggccccaatgtcatTGACCATTTTATATGTGACATGTACCCCTTATTGAAACTTGTCTGTACTGACACCTATGTGACTGGCTTCTTAGTTGCATCCAATGGAGGGCTGATCTGTTCTATTACATTTTTGCTCTTACTCATCTCCTATGCAGTCATCTTGCAGTCTCTACAGAACCTGAATCAGGATGGGAGGCGAAAAGCCCTTCAGACCTGTGGTTCCCACATCACTGTTGTTGTCTGCTTCTTTGTTccctgtatttttatgtatgtacgACCTACTATGACCTTCCCCATTGATAAATCATTGAGTGTGTTTTATACAATTGTAACGCCTATGTTGAATCCATTAATCTACAGTCTAAGAAATTCTGAGTTGACTAATGCTATGAAGAAGATCTGGAGAAAAAGCTTCATATATTATAGTAAATAA